One part of the Macrobrachium rosenbergii isolate ZJJX-2024 chromosome 3, ASM4041242v1, whole genome shotgun sequence genome encodes these proteins:
- the LOC136850708 gene encoding uncharacterized protein → MNSTKSSVSLMFACTASGKMLPPYVVYKAKHLYDSWTEGGPSNTRYNRTDSGWFDSTTFEDWFFKVILPYARSKEGKKIIIGDNLASHVSLAVKSACEDHNISFVLLPPNSTHLTQPLDVSVFGPMKTQWQSLLSEFKATALGRKCAALTKTEFPRQLAKLMEKLQKNQAKIIESGFRKCGI, encoded by the coding sequence atgaattcaacAAAGTCTTCAGTGTCACTAATGTTTGCTTGTACAGCATCTGGAAAAATGCTTCCTCCATACGTAGTTTACAAAGCAAAGCACCTCTATGACTCATGGACTGAAGGCGGACCTTCCAATACAAGATATAATCGTACTGATAGTGGGTGGTTTGACAGTACAACGTTTGAGGATTGGTTTTTCAAAGTAATCCTCCCTTATGCAagatcaaaagaaggaaaaaaaattatcataggtGACAATCTTGCCAGTCATGTGAGTTTGGCTGTGAAGAGTGCTTGTGAGGATcacaatatttcatttgttcTCCTCCCTCCAAATTCGACACACCTCACTCAACCCTTGGATGTGTCAGTATTTGGACCTATGAAGACACAATGGCAATCTCTATTAAGTGAATTCAAAGCAACTGCACTGGGTAGGAAATGTGCTGCCCTCACTAAGACCGAATTCCCTAGGCAACTGGCTAAACTCATGGAGAAACTTCAGAAAAACCAAGCAAAAATTATAGAAAGTGGGTTCCGAAAATGTGGGATATAG